The following are from one region of the Odontesthes bonariensis isolate fOdoBon6 chromosome 16, fOdoBon6.hap1, whole genome shotgun sequence genome:
- the bhlha9 gene encoding class A basic helix-loop-helix protein 9: protein MSCSSVEGSEFSEEELELGVLGQDEDEDEDEGSPKPSFQDSESSTSSPSDPEEGHTKKRNRPVRSKARRMAANVRERKRIMDYNQAFNALRIALNHDLSGKRLSKIATLQRAINRISALSVFLSSNPPCKPCTHRECHRSSVGSAVVGASRLEQSRVTVPRLEHQSYVPWHASISQQMQPQQEPHMHRLSTDPHVYMDNSVTSCPPSPHYPCYPTEGQVYTSHGHCSSSRDHPPSPVRYPQVGEAMGYQPGMWASCTQGYMDTFMDPSPTLGLPWQVSYLQEPEHSLPLGSDIL, encoded by the coding sequence ATGAGTTGCAGCAGTGTTGAAGGTTCAGAATTTTCTGAGGAAGAGCTGGAACTCGGCGTGCTGGGACAAGACGAAGACGAAGACGAAGACGAAGGAAGTCCCAAACCATCCTTCCAAGACAGCGAGAGTTCAACCAGCAGCCCCAGTGACCCAGAGGAAGGCCACACCAAGAAGCGCAATCGACCTGTACGCTCCAAAGCTCGAAGGATGGCTGCTAATGTCCGTGAGCGAAAGCGCATAATGGACTACAACCAAGCTTTCAATGCTCTTCGTATTGCTCTGAATCATGACCTTAGCGGCAAACGACTATCTAAGATTGCCACACTTCAGAGGGCCATCAATCGCATCTCTGCTCTCTCCGTATTCCTGAGCTCTAATCCTCCTTGCAAGCCCTGCACTCACCGGGAGTGTCACAGGTCATCTGTGGGGTCAGCTGTGGTGGGAGCGTCTCGCCTTGAGCAGAGCAGGGTAACTGTTCCTCGTCTGGAGCATCAGAGCTATGTCCCCTGGCACGCATCCATTTCTCAACAGATGCAGCCACAACAAGAGCCTCACATGCACAGGCTGTCCACGGATCCACATGTCTACATGGATAattctgtgacatcatgtccCCCGTCACCACACTACCCTTGTTATCCAACTGAGGGACAAGTTTACACCTCACATGGACACTGCAGCAGCTCCCGTGATCATCCGCCCAGTCCAGTGCGATACCCTCAGGTTGGCGAGGCAATGGGGTACCAGCCGGGGATGTGGGCCTCCTGCACTCAGGGATACATGGACACTTTTATGGATCCATCACCCACTCTTGGGCTTCCATGGCAGGTGAGCTACCTGCAGGAGCCGGAGCACAGCCTCCCTTTGGGCTCTGATATACTGTAA